One window of Bacteroides sp. AN502(2024) genomic DNA carries:
- the msrB gene encoding peptide-methionine (R)-S-oxide reductase MsrB: protein MKYFITIVIVMISNTFLEVAKPMKNQAEIYLAGGCFWGTEHFLKQIRGVESTQVGYANSNVAHPSYEQVCSGKTNAAETVKVVYDPKTVDLNLLLDLYFKTIDPTSLNRQGNDRGTQYRTGIYYVDTEDLPVIKQAIQLLSVQYKTPIVIEVNPLTNFYPAETYHQDYLDKNPGGYCHINPALFEVARKANPPKAKVYQKPDDATLRKKLSAEQYAVTRKNATEPAFHNEYWNEYRPGIYVDITTGEPLFVSTDKFDSGCGWPSFSQPIQKDIITEKKDTSHGMIRTEVRSKTGDAHLGHVFTDGPKDKGGLRYCINSASLRFIPKEKMEEEGYGEYVPLVK from the coding sequence ATGAAATATTTTATCACCATAGTGATTGTAATGATTAGTAATACATTTTTAGAAGTTGCGAAACCAATGAAGAATCAAGCAGAAATCTATCTCGCAGGAGGATGCTTTTGGGGAACGGAACATTTCCTGAAGCAAATTCGAGGAGTAGAAAGTACTCAAGTAGGATATGCCAACAGCAATGTTGCCCATCCGAGTTATGAACAGGTCTGTTCTGGAAAAACCAATGCTGCCGAAACAGTAAAGGTGGTTTATGATCCGAAAACGGTAGATTTGAATTTACTGCTCGATCTATATTTCAAGACAATCGATCCTACCAGCCTCAACCGGCAAGGTAATGACCGGGGAACCCAGTATAGGACCGGAATTTATTATGTAGATACAGAAGATCTCCCTGTCATCAAACAGGCAATTCAATTATTATCCGTACAATACAAGACTCCTATCGTCATTGAAGTGAACCCATTGACTAATTTCTATCCGGCAGAAACTTACCATCAGGACTATCTGGATAAAAATCCGGGAGGATACTGTCATATCAATCCCGCTTTATTTGAAGTGGCACGCAAAGCGAATCCGCCGAAAGCTAAAGTGTATCAGAAACCGGACGACGCAACCCTCCGTAAGAAGCTGTCTGCGGAACAGTATGCTGTCACCCGGAAGAATGCTACCGAACCGGCCTTCCACAATGAATACTGGAACGAGTATCGTCCCGGCATTTATGTTGATATTACCACTGGAGAGCCTCTGTTTGTCTCTACTGACAAGTTCGATTCGGGCTGCGGGTGGCCCAGCTTTTCCCAACCGATTCAAAAAGACATCATTACAGAAAAGAAAGATACTTCGCATGGCATGATACGTACGGAAGTACGCAGCAAGACCGGGGATGCCCATCTGGGACATGTATTTACAGATGGTCCGAAAGATAAAGGCGGATTACGTTATTGCATCAATAGTGCCTCACTCCGTTTTATCCCGAAAGAAAAAATGGAAGAAGAAGGTTATGGAGAATATGTACCGCTCGTTAAGTAA
- a CDS encoding TolC family protein: MKMISKTISVLLLAGVGFISIQAQNNSPQTWTLRQCIDYAIEHNIEIRQSVNNVEANKVNVNTAKWARLPNLNGSASQNWSWGRTASPIDNSYSDINSANTSFSLGTNVPIFTGLQLSNQYSLAKFDLKAAIEDLNKAREDIAIHVTSAYLQVLFNKELSKVAHNQVDLSKDQLKRIQGLHEVGKASPSEVAEAQARVAQDEMTAVQSDNTYKLSLLDLTQLLELPTPEGFVLENPKEELEFGSLTPPDDIYTQALAYKPSIKAAEYRLQGSLKNIRIAQSSFCPQLSFSAGLGSNYYTVSGRSENSFGSQLKNNLNKYVGFSLSIPIFNRFSTRNRVRAARLQQIDLSLKLDNSKKVLYKEIQQVWYNALAAESKYNSSEVAVKANEESFRLICEKFNNGKATFVEYNEAKLNLTKALSDKLQAKYDYLFRTKILDFYKGQVIE, translated from the coding sequence ATGAAAATGATTAGTAAAACCATATCAGTCCTTCTGCTTGCCGGAGTCGGATTTATCTCCATCCAGGCGCAGAACAACTCTCCGCAAACATGGACGTTGCGGCAATGTATCGACTATGCCATTGAGCATAATATAGAAATCCGCCAATCGGTCAATAATGTCGAAGCAAATAAAGTGAACGTAAACACCGCTAAATGGGCACGACTTCCGAATTTGAACGGCAGCGCCAGCCAGAACTGGAGCTGGGGACGTACCGCTTCTCCGATAGACAACTCGTACAGTGACATTAACAGTGCTAACACCAGTTTCAGTTTAGGAACAAATGTACCTATATTTACCGGCTTGCAGCTGTCCAACCAATATTCGCTTGCTAAGTTTGATTTAAAAGCCGCTATAGAAGATCTGAATAAAGCTCGAGAAGATATTGCAATCCATGTCACTTCCGCATATTTACAGGTATTATTCAATAAAGAATTAAGTAAGGTTGCCCATAATCAAGTAGATTTAAGTAAAGACCAGCTAAAACGCATCCAAGGTCTTCACGAAGTGGGTAAGGCATCTCCTTCTGAAGTGGCCGAAGCACAAGCCCGTGTGGCACAGGACGAAATGACTGCTGTACAATCAGACAATACATACAAACTCTCATTATTAGACCTCACCCAACTTCTGGAATTACCTACGCCTGAAGGATTTGTGCTTGAAAATCCCAAAGAGGAGTTAGAGTTCGGATCTCTCACTCCACCGGATGACATATATACACAGGCACTTGCTTATAAACCAAGTATTAAGGCTGCGGAATACCGCTTACAAGGCAGTCTTAAAAACATTCGTATTGCTCAAAGTTCCTTTTGTCCACAGCTCTCTTTCAGTGCCGGTCTGGGAAGCAATTATTATACGGTTAGCGGAAGATCTGAAAATAGCTTCGGCAGTCAGCTGAAAAACAACCTGAATAAGTATGTAGGATTCAGTTTGAGCATTCCGATCTTCAATCGTTTTTCCACACGTAACCGGGTACGCGCCGCCCGTTTGCAACAAATAGACTTGTCCTTGAAGTTGGATAATAGTAAAAAAGTACTCTATAAAGAAATTCAGCAAGTCTGGTACAATGCTCTGGCGGCAGAAAGTAAATACAATTCCAGTGAAGTGGCAGTAAAAGCCAACGAAGAGTCTTTCCGCCTGATCTGTGAGAAGTTCAATAACGGCAAGGCTACCTTCGTGGAATACAATGAAGCCAAACTTAATCTGACGAAAGCTCTTTCGGATAAGTTGCAAGCCAAATACGACTATCTATTCAGAACTAAAATTCTGGATTTCTACAAAGGACAAGTCATTGAATAA
- a CDS encoding efflux RND transporter periplasmic adaptor subunit, giving the protein MKKYLKITLLVAIAIILVGTFVFLYLKSKPKVTIYEIVQPEVTDLQKTTVATGKVEPRDEILIKPQISGIIDEVYKEAGQSVRKGEVIAKVKVIPELGQLNSAESRVRLAKINATQAETDFARMKKLYEDQLISREEYEKSEVALKQACEERQTAKDNLEIVKEGITKNSASFSSTMIRSTIDGLILDVPVKAGNSVIMSNTFNDGTTIATVANMNDMIFRGNIDETEVGRIHEQMPIKLTIGALQSLAFNAILEYISPKGVETNGANQFEIKAAITIPDSVQIRSGYSANAEIVLQRAHQVLAVPESTIEFSGDSTFVYIMTDSVPEQKFRRTQVTAGMSDGIKIEIKEGITPQDKIRGAEKKDK; this is encoded by the coding sequence GTACAACCGGAAGTAACCGATCTCCAGAAGACCACAGTAGCTACCGGAAAAGTGGAACCGAGAGACGAAATTTTAATCAAACCTCAAATTTCGGGTATTATCGACGAAGTATACAAAGAAGCTGGACAATCTGTGAGAAAAGGAGAAGTCATCGCCAAAGTAAAAGTAATCCCTGAACTCGGGCAACTGAACTCTGCCGAAAGTCGTGTGCGCTTGGCAAAGATCAACGCAACACAAGCAGAAACGGATTTTGCCCGCATGAAGAAGTTGTACGAAGATCAACTGATCAGCCGGGAAGAATATGAGAAAAGTGAAGTAGCTTTAAAACAGGCCTGTGAAGAGAGGCAGACGGCCAAAGATAATCTGGAGATCGTCAAAGAAGGAATAACCAAGAACAGCGCCTCTTTCAGTAGCACGATGATTCGTTCTACCATTGACGGATTGATTCTGGATGTACCCGTAAAAGCCGGTAACTCCGTGATTATGAGTAATACTTTCAATGACGGAACCACGATTGCCACGGTAGCCAACATGAACGACATGATTTTCCGTGGAAATATTGATGAAACAGAAGTCGGACGTATCCATGAGCAAATGCCGATAAAGCTGACAATCGGAGCTTTACAAAGCCTGGCTTTCAACGCAATTCTGGAATATATCTCTCCGAAAGGAGTGGAAACCAACGGAGCCAACCAGTTTGAAATCAAGGCTGCAATTACCATTCCGGACTCTGTTCAGATCCGCTCCGGATATTCGGCTAATGCGGAAATCGTGTTACAAAGAGCCCATCAAGTATTGGCAGTGCCCGAAAGCACCATTGAGTTTAGTGGTGACTCTACCTTTGTGTACATCATGACAGATTCAGTACCCGAACAAAAATTCAGACGTACACAGGTGACTGCCGGTATGAGTGATGGAATCAAGATAGAAATCAAGGAAGGGATCACTCCTCAAGACAAAATACGTGGTGCAGAGAAAAAAGATAAATAA